The genomic window CAGCCCTCAGCCCCCAGAGCAGTTTCTTCTCCGTGGTGGATCTCTCCAACGCCTCCTTCGCCTTCCCCTTGGAGAAAAGGTCCAGAGCTTTCTTCGCCTTCACCTTCAAGGACCAGCAGTACCTCTTCACCCGACTGCCCCAGGGCTTCCCCAGCACCAACTCCATCATCCACCGGCACCTGACTGAGACCTTGTCCCAGCTGACCCCAGGAGACCGAGCTTGGGTTGTCTCCTACGTTGATGACATCCTCATCGCTGGGAGAAGCCGAGAGGAAACTGAAAGCAGAACCAGGAGAGTCCTGAAGCTGATCCAAAGAACGGGCTTCAAAGCCAAGTTGGAGAAGGCCCAGCTTGTCCAACCCGAGGTGAAGTACCTTGGGAGACCATCGGGCCTCAGGCAGGGGATCCTGGCCAGCAAGATGGAGGCCATCCTCCGAAGTCCTCCCCCAAGCACAGCCAGAGAGCTAaaggtgctgctggggaagtTCCCTCAGGATCACATCGCTGAGTACTGGAAGCTGGCCGGGCCACTCCATCTCCTGGCCACGGGACAGGTCAGCTGGAGGTGGGGACAGGACCAGACCCGGGAATTGCACAGCCTGAAGAAGGCTCTCAAGTATGCTCCTCCCCTGCGGTTCCCTGACAAATCCCAACCTTTCGTGGTCAGGTTGCTGGTCAGCAGCAAGGCCATAGGAGCCACCTTGCTGCAGGAGAACCAGGCTGGAAGTCTGGTCCCGGTGGCACACGCCTCCAAGATGCTGAAGGACCAGCAGGtctccttccagctgctggagaaggagtGCCTGGCGACCATCGGGGCCATGCAGAAGTTTGAGACCTTCACGGGGATGGCCCCCATCCTGATGGAGATCCCAAGTTCCCCTTGGAAGTATCTCCTAAGGGGCAAAGCCTTGGGCTTGAaccagcagccagagcagtggAGTCTTCCTGATGGTCAACAGGTGGGCGAAGACCAGGAGACCCCAACCCGAGTTGGAACAATCCTCTCCCTGCCTGGTCTGGGAAGCTCTCCCCCTTCAGCACCTGCCCCACCACATCCCCAAAGCCAACGTTTGGTTCGTGGCCAGCGACGAGATCTCTGCCAACGGCTACGCTGCTGTCAACATGGAAGAACGGTGGCTCCTGGGGGAGGCTGAGTGTCCCTATGTGCCACACGCCGAGTTGGTGGCCCTCCTGAACCTCCTGCGTTGTCACCGGAGCCCTTCACCCCTCTACTTCTACACCCGTCGCCGCACGTGGGTGGACGAGTTCTGGAGATGCCTGGAGGAACTGGAACTTGAGGGGAGGGTGAGTTGTGAGCCCTTGTACCAGGACGTCCTTAAGTGGGTCAAGGACAACCCCGGGGTCCTCGGCATCAGGTGGTTGGGTGGGATCATGAGTCAGGAACCCGAGGAGAGGAAATGGAACCAGAAAGCTCTCGACAGGGCCAGGGAGATATCTTGCAGGGAGGACTCCGGCAGCTGGTGCAGTTGGGAACCTTCCAAGCACGAGAGGCAAGAGATCGTGGCCTGGTGTCACGGCTGGAGGCACGAGGGGGTGCAGAAGACCTTGGCGAGGGTCAGGCGGGTGGCACGGTGGAAAGGTGACTGTGTGCAGGTGACCCATTGGGTGCAGGCTTGTCCCCTGTGCCGGGTGGAACAAGAGCCTCAGCGGACACAGGGACCGTGGTCCCACCTCCAGCTGGGATACATCACCCACCTCCCCGAGCCCAGGAGGGGGGGACACCGCTCCCTCCTGGTGCTGAGGGATGAGTTTTCAGGCTGGGTGGAAGCTTTcccaggaaaggaggaggaggaggcagcctgGAAGCTCCGTGAGGTGTTTGCACGCCGTGGGACCCCCTGCGCCGTCACCCTTGGTTGCAGGTGCCGTGTCCCCTCCGGTGGTGGCTCCAGGTGATGTTCCCACAGAAATCCAAGGTGAAGTTCCTGGAGGAACAGCAAGGACAGCCAGCTGGGATCCATCCTGACATCCCTGGAAAGGGGGATCCGTGGGGCGGGCAAGGAGTGGCCAAGTTCCTCCCGTGATCCTGATGGAGCTCGGGTCCCTCCAAGCCGACCAGCCCGGCTCGGCCTTTTCCAGATGGTTCCTGACATCCCTTGGAGCTGAGGTGGGAACCTCGAGGGGGGGTCCCCTTCCAGGACAACGTCCTGCGTTGGCTTggccagctgcagggaggacCAGGCCAGCTACAGGCACCGGCTGGAAGCCTCCTGTTCCTGAGGCTCTGGAGCTCCTCACCCTCAATCCTCCTGGACTGGTGGAAAATGGGGTGGACTGGGATTACTGGGGGGGGGGAACTGGTCAGGACTGGGGGGAGGTGTCTTTAGGATTAAGGGGGGGGTCTTTTAGGATTGGAAAGGGGCTTTTAGGGTGGGATTTGTGGTCTTGTCAGCAAGACTCGGCCTCTTCcaagggtggggaggggaaggtgagGGCATGCTGGGTGGACTGGTTGGACTGGGATGGAACTGGTTGCCTCCATAGCCCTTCCAGCTGAGGATCTGAGGAGGGATGAGGGGTGGCTGTGGCATTGTGAgcttcatttctgtgtttcccttttttttttttttttaaattcttctcctTGCTCTTTCATTTATTAAATGATTTTTATCTCCACCAGaagttgttttgggtttggtttggtcttttttgggtgtgtggggtttttttactgttgtttttaggtctggggttttgttgtttggggttttttttccccttttttttgggggggggggggaaaggggttCAGTTCCTCTCCTGTCTGGGTAGGGGTTAAACTTGTGGTTTGGATGTGGGCTGAGAAAAGCCCTTGATAAGGGAGGAATGCCAGCTGCCAAGGTCTTCTCTGCTTTATCTCAGGCTCAGCAGCCTTCAGGAGgagtggaggaggagagaggagccaCCAACACCCCTGCCTCTCACCTCCCCCCTTCCTGACCTCCAGCTCATCTCCTTCACTTCTTCCTGCACTTCAAATCCTGGGGAGAGTTTTGGGACCCTCAAGACCAGAAGGggcccctggcccaggctgcccagggcagggctggagtccccatcatgcctggaggggtttcagagcaagccctggggctgtggggatgagggacatggggcaggggggtggccctggcactgctgggttccATGCTGATCCCAGGCTGGATTTTGGAGCATGTGGTGCTTTCCCTGTGAAGCCAGAAAAGGtgaagcaaaactgtttagagacaaagttttgagcctttaaacagcaaagggatttattttcggatccggggaacccccccAGCTGGCACTGGACGAAGAGcccaagggttaagggaaagggttaggatatttatacattaaaaggggAGGTCACATCATCCtgacatacatattcataacaggcagagtctgggcggagttgtctttttggggatgtgtcttggggtctttgggggtcttcagatgaagtaacgaagtcttcctcagggttgaactttttacctttcttgctttcaatgacttcatcctcttgttatagaggataattggacccttgcaattgtcttccccttatctgctggttatggcagcctcagcctcatcctgtcttctgtgcaggtgtttgcactcccccagtgtCTCCTACTTATCTCGAGACAGAAGTTAATTGTtatctcagctgctttgttcacttctttacacaaacagcttggcctgacCCACTCTCCTTACAGGggttaatcctgtcaggatcttttctctttttcacctgGCAGGGCTGATTGCCCACCTGGAGATGGGTCTGGacctgggaagggtctggagagcaaggagaaggtctggagagtaaagaggagggtctggagaatatcaagaagggtttggagaagttgtgaggagcatctgagggagctgtgggtgctgatcctggagcagaggaggctgaggggagaccttgtggctctctgcaagcccctgagaggaggttggagccagggggggtcgggctctgctcccaaggaagaagggatgggacaagaggaacttttggcacacctcaagttgtgccaggggaggtttaggttggagctggggaagaatttctgcctggaaagggttgtcagggcctggcccaggctgcccagggcagggctggagtccccatcatgcctggaggggtttcagagcaacccctggggatgtggggatgagggacatggggcaggggggtggccctggcactgctgggttggacctgatgatcctggaggtcttttccaagcagatttTGTGATGGTTCAAAGGCTGTTTTGggtccatgtccttctccatctcctgctggTGGCTCTCcaagctcctctgctcctcGAAGCTGTGGAACTCAGGGTGGAAAAGCCCCTGGAGATGACCCGGTCCAACCATGGAACCAAGTGATGAAGGTGATGGAGGGCACCCGGGGGGGTCTGCAAGCTGCtggaaggcagaggagcaggagcaaggTGGGACTGGACCCAGGCACCCCCAAACCTTCGAGCTGCACCGGAGGGCAAGCTGCGGGGCAGGGCAGGTAGCCCAGGGGCTGTGAGCCAAAGGCTTCGGGGCCCCAtctgccagcccagcagaaaTATATTTAGTGGTTCTGGCAGCCCGAAGGTTGAGTCAGCACGGAGACAACCACGGGGAGGGTTTGGCACCGGCCTGGCACCGGCTGGTGAAGCCTGGCTGGAGCCAAAGGCAACAGCAGAGCTTGGAGCTTGGAGATCTCGGGATGGGTTCCAGCAGCCCTGAGTCAGCAGggatgggctggaggaggaggaggatggtggggagaagaggagaagaccCTTGGGTGCTGTTGAACATTGTACAGCATGGGAAtgaccccccccccaaaaaaaagcagaacaaaccaACCCCCAGTGCCATGGGTTGGGGACACAACTGCTGTGGAGAGCACCCACGGGTGCTGGAGGTGGGACAGAGACCATACCCAGGGGGGACAACAgaggggggtgtggggtggaGAAGAGAGACCCCCAAAACACTCCTGGAAACGACCGAGGGGACCCAAAAATGTGGGATGGGGGTGACCAGGAGACACCTCTGGGTGGGAGGTTTGGAAAGGGGAGCTCAGGAGttgggagggggtggggggacaggCTACTGGGAGACCCCCTGGGacccgaggaggaggaggaggagggagcccCGGGGGTctgcagagggcagcagcagcctggggggaGAGTGCCCCAGAGCCAGGACCCCAGACCCACCTCCTCCTGTCCTTATGTCCCTGCCCCACCCCCAGGACCCGAGACCCACCTTCCCATGGCCCAGCCCTAGGACCCCAGACCCACGGCCCCATGGCCCAGATGCACTGACCCCAGAAACCACCCCAGACCTTACCCCAGCCCAGAGCCCCCTAAACCAACCCCCTAACCCTTGCTGCCTTTGGACCAGAACCCCCTCCTGGGACCAGAACCCCCTCCTTGGACCAGAACCTTCTCCTGGGACCAGAGCCTTCTTCTTGGTCCAGAACCCCCTCCTTGGACCAGAACTCCCTCCTTGGACTAGAACTCTCTTTTTGGATCAGAACCCCCTGTTTGGACCAGAACCGCCTGTTTGGACCAGAACCGCTCCTCCCCAGCTCCGATCCCCCCCCTCCATGGCAGCCGGTGCCCTCCCGGCTGTTTCTGGGCCATTTGTTCCTCATTAGCGCTGGGGGtgtggggaaggagctgggggtgggggcTCTGCCTCAGCCCCttttcctccatccctcctcctcctcttcctcctcctcctcctcctcctctcgCCGTGGCCACCATCCAACCTGCCCCAGCTCGCCCGtcccctccttctccatcccaccTGGCTGGGAGCCCATGGGGCCACCAGGAGGATGCTCCACCAGCCCCGCCGGCTCGGgaaggggtttgggtttgggtttgggtttttttttttggtttggttggttgggttgtgggggtgtttttttgttggtttttttttggttttttttttaatttatttttggggtGGGGTAGGAGAAGAAAGTTTTGCTGGGAGAGGGGGGCCAAGGGTGTGAGGAGGGGTGGGAACAGTCCCGGCCATGCTGACGTTCCCcgggaaggagaagaaggagaaggaaccGGGGCGGGGGTGGATGCAGGAACCGGGGCCGTGAGGTCCGGAACGGGGCAGGATTgaaccccccccaccccccagttTGGGGGCTATGAGAGGTGAGAGGGGGGGCTGAAAAACCTTGGGGTTGGATTTATCTGGGGGAGGGggttggtggtggtgggagggagggggaggctggggagacAGAAGAGGACCCATGGGTGCCCCCCCACCCCTGGAGCCCCCCTGATTGagggggaagggatggaggggggtTCTTCCAGAGCCGCCCCCGCCCCATCGAtgtgggatgggggggggtTAAGGGCTCCCCCACTTCCTCCCAGCCTCTTGTTGACTCTTTGGggcaaaaaaagccaaatctgGGGCAGCTGAAAAGTCAAGGGCTGTGTCGGGGAGGGACCCGGCAACCCCCCTCCGGCCCCCCCAAATCTTTTccggaggaggggggggaggtggggcgGTATAAAGGGGGGGGATCCCGGGGCTGTGGTGACTCCGGTTGTGCCCGGAGCCCCCCGGGTGGGACCCCCCCAGGTAGGGATGGGTTGGGAGGGGTCTTGGGGACCCCCGGGGAGGTTTTAGGGGAGGCAGAAACTGGGGGGTTGATGTCCCCTCAGGCCCTCTGGGGTTGGGGTCCCggtgctgagcatctcctgggaTGGAgtcaggggaagggggggggtcCAAGGAATGGGGTGTCCCACCCCTGGGAGCACCCAATTGGGGTGGGGGTTTGGGGTCTGGGATGGGGGCACTGGGATGTAGGACCAGGAAGGGGATCTGGGATGGAGGTCCAGGATTTGGGGTTCGGGGTCTGGAATGGGGGTTTGGGGTCTGGGAGGTGGGTTTTGGGTGGGGGATCAGGATGGGGGTTTGGGGTCTGGGATGGGGGACTGGGATGTGGGTCCAGGAAGGAGATCTGGGATAAGGGCCCtggatttggggtttggggtgagggtcTGGGGTGGGGGACTGGGATGGGGTGGAGGGGCTGGAATGGGGGTCCCAGATGTTTGTCTGggatgggggggttggggtCTGTGATGTGGGACCAAGAAGGAAATTTGGAATGGAGGTCCAGGCTTTGGGGTGGGGGACTGAGCTGGGGGTCCAAGATGTGGGAGCAAGGGAGAGGGACTGGGATGTGGGTTTGGGGTGGGGAACAGGTCTGGGGGGAGGTTTGGGGTGGGGACCTGGGATGTGGGGCCAGGAAGGTGGTCCAGGATGGAGTTCTGAGATGGGGGCTTGGGATGGGGGTCTGGGTTTTGTGTCAGGGATGGGGGTTCAGGGTGGGGGGTTGGGATTGGGGTTTGGGGTCTGGGGTGGGGGACTGGGATGGAGGAACAGGATGTGGTTCTGGGATGGGGGTCCGGGATGTGGGACCAGGCTGGGGGACCAGGAAGGAGACCCTGGATGGGGGTTtgggatggaggagcaggatGGGGGGTTCAGGCTGTGGGTCTGGGCTGGGAGCCCTTTGGGACATCCCATGGACTTTCTTTGCTCCCATGAGCTTGGCAAGAAGGTGCTGGGAAACCCCAAAGCCCCTTGGCTCTGgacccagcagcttctccatcACCTGGGGTTGGGAGTGGGATTTCATTGGCCAAATTCAACCCAATTTCCCCAAATTCATGGCCAACAAAAAGCTCCCAGGCTGAGCCATGCGGAagcaggaggtggaggaggggatcatgtccccaggggctggggacaccaagggtggggatggggatggtggtgatggtgatgattGAGTTGGTGGTGAtagtgatggtggtgatgaggttggtgatggtggtggtaaTGGTGAcggtgatggtggtggtggtgatggtgatgatggtggTGTTGGAGGTGTTGGAGGTGATGGTGGTaatggtgatggtgatggtggtgatggaggtgatggtgatggagatgatggtgatgattgtggtgatggaggtgatggtgatggtgatgatggtggtgatggaggtggtggtggtggtgatggtgatggtggtgatggaggTGATGGCTCCCATGTAGGTTCCCCCAGCTCTTCCCTCGGGGGTCACCAAATCCCTTTTGTCCAGGGACCCCCTGGGTGCGGGCAGGGCCCGGGCAGCTCAGGTCCCTCCTGTGTTGAGTTGCAGAAGAAGAtctggtgggaggaggaggaggaggaagaggaggaggggaagaagaggagatgcCATCCTTCAGCTCCCGCCCCAGCGGTGAGGAGCACCTGGGGaatgggggtggggggctggTGGGCAGGTGAGGACAACccagggggtgggcagggggtgggcagggggctgaGCCTTCCCTCTCTGCCCTCAGGAAGGGCACGGACCAACTGCAGCCGGTGCCAGCAGAACCTCAACCTCCAGACAGCTGTCAAAGTCCTCTACgtcttctccatcctcctgatgGTGGCCGTGACAGTGCTGGCTGCCCTGGGTGAGCACGGGGAGGGTTGGGAGCTCCAACCAccccctgcctggctgctctcccacCCTCCCCTGCCTCTTGTGGACATGGGGCTTCCTCCAAAGCACCTTCCCCATCCCGGCATGGAGAGGAGCATCCAAGCccccctgtcctgccctgcccctAGGATCCAGGTGGGACCCTGCGTGTGATGCCACCTCACCAAGGGATGGCTTTacccccttccccccaccccccctgccatggggaccTCAGGAAGCACCCCAGAACCCAAAGGTTGCCACTTCATCATGTCCATGGGCCTCCCACCTTCAGCAGAGGGACGGtgtgctcctggagctgggacCCTGGGAGAGGCTTTGGAAGATTAAACCAAGCCCCAAACCCCAAAGCTCCTTGGGACACCCACCCCGTGGAGCCAGGACCCACCAGCTCTGGTTCCTCACCCAGGTTCTTCAAGCCCTCCTTGCCAGAGAAGGTCGTGGGGGACAATCCCATCCCAGTGCCTGCCCACCCCCCCCTGACCCCCACACCTTTTCCTCCACAGTCTTCAAGAAAGTCGACTCCATCTCCAAGGACGTCAGCTCAGCCCAGACCTATTATGAGAAGCAGCTCGTGTCCCTCCAGGAGGATCTCCAGGGCTTGGGTGAGTGCTGGGGGTGTTCTCCAAGCCTGGGCCCCACGAGTGACCCCAGCTGCTCAGCCAAGGTCTGTGGGATCTCCACTTTTTTAGGTCCTGGGGCTCCCCcagaaccaaacccaaaccccccaCTTATCTCCcagggtttttggggggggatggAGACCCAAACCCTCCACTTGTCTCCCGGGGTTTTGGGGAGAGATGGAAGCCCAAACCCTCCACTTATCTCctggggttttggggagggatggagacCCAAACCTTCCACTTATCTCccagggttttgggggggggatggaggaCCAAACCCTCCAGTTATCTCctggggttttggggagggatggaggccCAAACCTTCCACTTATCTCCCAGGGTTTTGGGGAGGGATGAAGTGGGTGGCCTGCAGGGTGGGCTTGGTGGGATgggagagctggcagcacagaggtggcaggagcaggatgaggggaggagctgggatgggctGGTGGCATCTGGGTTGTCCCAGCCATGGCTTTGTGGTGACCAtcaccagggctgcagggccagAGGGCTTCGGTGCCAGTGAGGGATGTGGGGGGTAAGGGACCCCTTCTGCCCTTCCTTCAGATGAGAAGACCACGGGGAACTGCTCCCTGTGCCAGGAGACAGGAGAGCTGGGCCAGGAGATCAgcaagctgcaggaggagctggaggagatcCAGAAGATGCTTTTGGTTCAAGAAATCCTGCTGGACCGGACCTCCCAGACCCACAACCTCCtctcctccaccaccacccagaTCACCGGCGAGGTGGACGACTGCTCCTTCTCCATCCGGAGGGTCAACGAGAGCTTGGAGAGGTTCCTGGCCCAGGTTGGGGGGTGGCGGGCGGCGACCTCCCGGCTGGAGGAGTCCTTGAAGGGCTTGGCCCGGGAAGGGTCCGAGGTGGGGGCGGCCGTGAGGAGGATGAACTTCAGCCTGGGCCAAACCTCCGAGCGGATCGGGGCCGTCCAGAGGAAGGCGGAGGAGGAGACGTTGACGCTGCAGAAGGTGGTGAGCGAGTGGCAGAACTACACCCGGCTCTTCGGGGGGCTGAGGGCGGCCGCCTCGCAGAGCGGGGAGCTGGTGAGGAGCATCCAGGGCAGGCTGGGGCTGGCGGCTCGGCAGGCGGCCCAGAACTCGGAGAGCATGCACGACCTGGTGCTGCAGGTGatggggctgcagctccagctggacAACGTCTCCTCCGTCCTGGACGAGCACGAGGAGAACATGAAGGACTTGAGCTACCACCACCGCTACGCCCAGAACCGCACGGCCGAGCGTTTCCAGAGCCTGGAAGGGCTCATGGCCTCCCACCAGACAGAGATCTCCACCATCTTCGCCAACATCAACGCCACCGACAGCCACGTCCACAGCATGCTGCGCTACCTGGACGAGGTCAGGATCTCCTGCACCTTGGGCTTCCACGCCCACGCCGAGGAGCTCTACTACCTGAACAAGTCCCTGGGCTCGGTGCGGGGCACCACGGAACTCCTGAGGGAGGGTTATGGCCTCCTCAGCGCCCGCCTGGACTTCGACATCCGCAACCTCTCCCTGGTGATGGAGGAGATGAAGGGGGTGGATGCCCGGCACGGGGAGGTGCTGAAGAACGTCACCATCTTACGAGGTGAGGCTTGGCCTGAGGATGGGGGGGGTCAGGCAGGTGGCTTTGGGGGTTCTGTCTTCTGGGGTTGAGCGTGGGCTCCTCGAGAGCACCCCGGAGAACCCAGGCTGAGGAGATGTTGGGGTTGGACACAAAGGATTGGGGATGGAAGGTGTGGGCTCAGCTtgcagagctgtccctgcctgggAGGTGACCCGTGTCCCTCCTGGCCTGCCCACTGGTGCCAGCCACCCTTCCAGGGCATGATGGAGAGGGCACAGCTTCCCGGGGATGGGGGTGCCCAAAGCTTCCCTGGGTGGCTCAGATGGCCTGGGGACATCTCCATCCACCTTGGGGAGCAGTgaggaagccaggctgagctggtcctgctcctggcagcaccTCCGGGGCTGGGtcacctccctctccctcagGTTTGGGGTGCTCTCCCCCATGTCTTCTTCTGAccccctttctctcctcctccaggtGTCCCCGGCCTCCCAGGTCCCCGTGGCCTCAAGGGTGACGTGGGCATCAAGGGCCCCCCAGGAAACCAAGGAGAGAAGGGTGACATGGGCAGCCAGGGCTCACCAGGACCCCAGGGAACCCCCggccccccaggaccccccgGTCCCCAAGGCCAAAGAGGTCCCTTGGGCTTGAAGGGCTTCCCTGGCCTCAAGGGTGCCAAGGGCAGCTTTGGGCCGTCTGGCTCAAAGGGACAGGGGGGACCCAAAGGGGACCCCGGCCCCCCAGGGCCTCTGGGGGTCACAGGGCCAGAGGGACCCCCTGGCCCTCAGGGTGAACCCGGACCCCCCGGGATccccggggctggggggcaggTGGGTCCAACAGGACCCAAGGGAGACCCCGGCTTGAGAGGTCCCCCCGGGCTACCAGGACCCCCGGGACCCCCGGGACTGTAACAGGGCTGGCATGGGGACGGGGGggtccccagtgtccccccagGGTGATGACCCtggcatggggacaggggctCCCTACTGtcacccccctgcccccaggACAGTAATGGGGTTTCCATGGGAACAGGGGGTCCCCAATGTCCCCCCCAgggtgtccccagtgtggggGGTGAGGCTGAGCCTCGCAGGACAATGGGACAGAGGGGTCCTGGGGTCCCCCCCATGGTGGGGGGGTCGGGGCTGGACTCCGGCTCTCAGGGTGGGGGTCCCCAGGGGAGGGAGCACAGCTGGTTtgtgtccccaaccccccagccacctctgtgccccccccccagccccccctacgtgtccccccctgcccccccatGTACTCCAGCACAATAAAGCTCCATGGGGACCTTTGGGCTCTGCCTCGGGTGGGggcacccacagagcagagggggggtgcaggggtggggggaggcgTGTGGCACGTGTGTGAGTGTGGGGGGACACGTGTGCAGGCGTGGGCGTGTGAGTGTGCATGGGTGTGCACGAGGAGTGCATGTGCATGGgtgtgcacacgtgtgtgcATGGCTGAGGGTGAgtgtgcacatgtgtgtgcATGGCTGAGGgggtgtgcatgtgtgtgagatgcacacgtgtgtgtgtgtgtggctgaaGATGGACATACACACGTGTGTGCCGGGCTGAGGGGCGTGTGCACATGCGTGTGCATGGCTAAAGGTGAGTGTGCACAGGTGGTGCAGGGCtgagggtgtgtgtgtatggCTGAGGGGGGTGTGCACATGTGTGTGAGGatgcacacgtgtgtgtgtggCTGAAGATGGACGTACACACGTGTGCATGGCTGAGGGGGTGTGCACATGTGTGTGAGGatgcacacgtgtgtgtgtggCTGAAGATGGACGTACACACGTGTGCATGGCTGAGGGGGTGTGCACACGTGTGTGAGGatgcacgtgtgtgtgtgtgtgcatgtctCGGGTGGATGTGCAGCTGTGCATGGGGAGGCTGCACGTTCAGGTGTGGTGGTGGCTGAGGCCACTCGTGACCCTGTGCATGCCTGGGGACACCCGCACACCCTGCTCACGGCTCCGTGTCCCCCTCTCTGGCCAGCCAGGGCTCCCTCCCCACcgtccccatccctgtccctcccctctgtccctgtgtcctgTGTCGATGTGTCCCTTGTCCctccccac from Calypte anna isolate BGI_N300 unplaced genomic scaffold, bCalAnn1_v1.p scaffold_216_arrow_ctg1, whole genome shotgun sequence includes these protein-coding regions:
- the SCARA3 gene encoding scavenger receptor class A member 3 isoform X2, with the translated sequence MPSFSSRPSGRARTNCSRCQQNLNLQTAVKVLYVFSILLMVAVTVLAALVFKKVDSISKDVSSAQTYYEKQLVSLQEDLQGLDEKTTGNCSLCQETGELGQEISKLQEELEEIQKMLLVQEILLDRTSQTHNLLSSTTTQITGEVDDCSFSIRRVNESLERFLAQVGGWRAATSRLEESLKGLAREGSEVGAAVRRMNFSLGQTSERIGAVQRKAEEETLTLQKVVSEWQNYTRLFGGLRAAASQSGELVRSIQGRLGLAARQAAQNSESMHDLVLQVMGLQLQLDNVSSVLDEHEENMKDLSYHHRYAQNRTAERFQSLEGLMASHQTEISTIFANINATDSHVHSMLRYLDEVRISCTLGFHAHAEELYYLNKSLGSVRGTTELLREGYGLLSARLDFDIRNLSLVMEEMKGVDARHGEVLKNVTILRGVPGLPGPRGLKGDVGIKGPPGNQGEKGDMGSQGSPGPQGTPGPPGPPGPQGQRGPLGLKGFPGLKGAKGSFGPSGSKGQGGPKGDPGPPGPLGVTGPEGPPGPQGEPGPPGIPGAGGQVGPTGPKGDPGLRGPPGLPGPPGPPGL
- the SCARA3 gene encoding scavenger receptor class A member 3 isoform X1, which produces MREEDLVGGGGGGRGGGEEEEMPSFSSRPSGRARTNCSRCQQNLNLQTAVKVLYVFSILLMVAVTVLAALVFKKVDSISKDVSSAQTYYEKQLVSLQEDLQGLDEKTTGNCSLCQETGELGQEISKLQEELEEIQKMLLVQEILLDRTSQTHNLLSSTTTQITGEVDDCSFSIRRVNESLERFLAQVGGWRAATSRLEESLKGLAREGSEVGAAVRRMNFSLGQTSERIGAVQRKAEEETLTLQKVVSEWQNYTRLFGGLRAAASQSGELVRSIQGRLGLAARQAAQNSESMHDLVLQVMGLQLQLDNVSSVLDEHEENMKDLSYHHRYAQNRTAERFQSLEGLMASHQTEISTIFANINATDSHVHSMLRYLDEVRISCTLGFHAHAEELYYLNKSLGSVRGTTELLREGYGLLSARLDFDIRNLSLVMEEMKGVDARHGEVLKNVTILRGVPGLPGPRGLKGDVGIKGPPGNQGEKGDMGSQGSPGPQGTPGPPGPPGPQGQRGPLGLKGFPGLKGAKGSFGPSGSKGQGGPKGDPGPPGPLGVTGPEGPPGPQGEPGPPGIPGAGGQVGPTGPKGDPGLRGPPGLPGPPGPPGL